One Oncorhynchus masou masou isolate Uvic2021 chromosome 18, UVic_Omas_1.1, whole genome shotgun sequence DNA window includes the following coding sequences:
- the LOC135504117 gene encoding 45 kDa calcium-binding protein: protein MAMYCRTAWCRHLMAVSMALFCLLHNTMDVHARPANMSALKDKNNPTSKEENEILPPDHLNGVKLEMDGHINKGFHQEVFLGKEMEEFEEDSEPRRNRKKLIEIFSKVDFNKDKSVSAKEMQRWIMEKTEEHFQEAVRENKMSFHAVDPDGDGHVTWDEYRVKFLASKGFNEKEMADKIKNSEELKVDEETQEVLESLKDRWFQADNPPADQLLNEEEFLSFLHPEHSKGMLKYMVKEIVRDLDQDGDKKLTLSEFISLPMGTVENQQAQDIDDDWVRERKKEFEEVIDRNHDGIVTMEELEEYMDPMNEYNALNEAKQMIAVADENQNHNLELEEILKYSEYFTGSKLMDYARNVHEEF, encoded by the exons ATGGCTATGTACTGCAGGACAGCTTGGTGCAGGCACCTTATGGCTGTGTCCATGGCCCTGTTCTGCCTGCTCCACAACACCATGGACGTCCATGCCCGGCCAGCTAACATGTCAGCCCTGAAGGACAAAAACAACCCCACAAGTAAAGAGGAGAATGAGATCCTTCCCCCTGACCATCTAAATGGGGTGAAGCTGGAGATGGATGGTCACATCAATAAGGGCTTCCATCAGGAGGTGTTCCTGGGTAAGGAGATGGAGGAGTTTGAGGAGGACTCTGAGCCCAGGAGGAACAGGAAGAAGCTCATTGAGATCTTCAGCAA GGTGGACTTTAATAAAGACAAGAGCGTCAGTGCCAAAGAGATGCAGCGCTGGATCATGGAGAAGACAGAAGAACACTTCCAGGAGGCTGTGAGGGAGAACAAGATGAGCTTCCATGCTGTGGACCCAGATGGAGATG GACATGTGACGTGGGATGAATACCGGGTGAAGTTTCTGGCCAGCAAAGGATTCAATGAGAAGGAAATGGCTGACAAGATAAAGAACAGTGAAGAACTGAAGGTGGACGAGGAGA CCCAGGAGGTGCTGGAGAGTCTGAAGGACCGTTGGTTTCAGGCTGATAACCCCCCAGCCGACCAGCTGCTGAATGAGGAAGAGTTTCTCTCCTTCCTGCATCCCGAGCACAGCAAAGGCATGCTCAAATACATGGTCAAGGAGATCGTTCGTGACCTCG ACCAGGACGGCGACAAGAAGCTGACTCTGTCTGAGTTCATCTCCCTTCCCATGGGCACCGTGGAGAACCAGCAGGCCCAGGACATCGACGATGACTGGGTacgagagaggaagaaggagttTGAGGAGGTCATCGACAGAAATCATGATGGCATCGTGACCATGGAGGAACTAGAG GAGTACATGGACCCTATGAATGAGTACAACGCGCTGAACGAGGCTAAGCAGATGATCGCTGTGGCCGACGAGAACCAGAACCACAACTTGGAGCTGGAGGAGATTCTCAAGTACAGCGAATACTTCACTGGCAGCAAGCTCATGGACTATGCCCGGAATGTTCACGAGGAGTTCTGA
- the LOC135559308 gene encoding coiled-coil domain-containing protein 42-like, which translates to MLKLALMRNATGKEDRFQEARQVMSRYDTLMLTREDLVPTTQQNQDSTEKARAQLTPITEQSNDTLLHYNTLAQLRSQLDKSHTEGIIWESRWAHIQITAAMKTLLLCTIKVTINLYQSVCKRAKDTGDLPVAPEDPPKQLEKEE; encoded by the exons Atgttgaaactggctctcatgaggaacgccacaggaaaggaagacaga TTTCAGGAGGCCCGACAGGTGATGTCTCGCTACGACACGTTGATGCTGACCCGGGAAGACCTGGTGCCCACTACCCAGCAGAACCAGGATAGCACAGAGAAAGCCCGAGCCCAGCTGACCCCCATCACAGAGCAGAGCAACGACACCCTGCTGCACTACAACACTCTGGCCCAGCTACGGAGCCAGCTGGACAAGTCCCACACTGAGGGCATCATCTGG GAATCAAGATGGGCCCACATTCAGATCACAGCTGCCATGAAGACACTTCTGTTGTGCACAATCAAGGTCACTATCAATCTTTACCAGAGTGTGTGCAAGAGGGCCAAAGACACTGGGGATTTACCTGTTGCTCCAGAGGACCCTCCTAAGCAGCTGGAAAAG